A section of the Natronolimnobius sp. AArcel1 genome encodes:
- a CDS encoding UxaA family hydrolase — translation MTRRPGIRLDAADTVVTLLEDADRGDEIEFSDDETITLSEDVPFGHKVALVDHEKGDEVCKYDEVIGGTTAPIEAGEWVHTHNCTSLRGQVSDATADTDEESDPETDADQPEVQTE, via the coding sequence ATGACACGACGACCAGGAATCCGACTCGATGCAGCAGATACAGTCGTAACGTTACTCGAGGATGCTGATAGAGGCGACGAAATCGAGTTCAGCGATGACGAGACGATTACTCTCAGCGAGGACGTCCCGTTCGGTCACAAGGTGGCACTGGTTGACCACGAGAAAGGCGATGAGGTCTGCAAATACGACGAAGTCATCGGCGGCACAACAGCGCCGATTGAAGCCGGCGAGTGGGTTCATACCCACAACTGCACCAGTCTTCGCGGACAGGTTTCCGATGCGACTGCAGACACGGACGAGGAGAGCGATCCAGAGACAGATGCAGACCAACCGGAGGTGCAAACCGAATGA
- a CDS encoding alpha/beta fold hydrolase produces the protein MSGQTQVPEQWERGFIETNGIEVHYCRTGGSGPPFVISHGLTDDGYCRLDLARELEDEFDVVLYDARGHGRSDAPDEEYSAPERAADLLGLLEGLAIEDPILFGHSMGADTVTEATARQSDRPRAVILEDPVWMVDGVNDVIEGDPGKNIDAQIANWQDHSVEELLETETMFRDLTESGQADLARRVAEARKRLRPEIARVFEAGLLDPTEMYGDLEAPTLILKADASEAEREREREIAGCLPDGQLVHVDNAGHCVFWDERERATEELRAFLTTV, from the coding sequence ATGAGCGGACAAACACAGGTCCCGGAACAGTGGGAGCGCGGATTCATCGAAACGAACGGCATCGAGGTGCACTATTGCCGCACCGGCGGGTCGGGTCCGCCGTTCGTCATTTCCCACGGCTTGACTGATGACGGGTACTGTCGGCTCGACCTCGCCCGTGAACTCGAGGACGAGTTCGATGTTGTGCTATACGACGCTCGAGGCCACGGTCGTTCCGACGCCCCTGACGAGGAATACAGCGCGCCTGAACGGGCAGCGGACCTGCTCGGACTGCTCGAGGGGCTCGCGATTGAAGACCCAATCTTGTTCGGCCACTCCATGGGTGCCGATACAGTCACGGAAGCCACAGCCCGCCAATCAGACCGGCCCCGAGCTGTCATCCTCGAAGACCCCGTTTGGATGGTTGATGGAGTTAATGATGTGATCGAGGGCGATCCAGGAAAGAATATTGACGCACAGATTGCGAACTGGCAGGACCACAGCGTCGAGGAACTCCTCGAGACCGAGACGATGTTCAGAGACCTCACCGAGTCCGGGCAAGCAGACCTCGCACGGCGAGTGGCCGAAGCCAGGAAGCGGCTTCGACCCGAGATCGCCCGTGTGTTCGAAGCCGGACTACTCGATCCCACCGAGATGTATGGCGATCTCGAGGCGCCGACGCTCATTCTGAAAGCCGACGCGAGCGAGGCAGAACGCGAGCGAGAACGAGAGATAGCTGGGTGCCTCCCAGATGGACAACTCGTACACGTCGACAACGCTGGACACTGCGTCTTCTGGGACGAACGAGAACGGGCAACCGAGGAACTTCGGGCGTTTCTCACGACGGTGTAA
- a CDS encoding UxaA family hydrolase, which produces METFLGYRRSDGRVGVRNTIAVVPLSVAASAVATAIADGGPERARATPHQLAADAPAPALEQGKRVLTGIGTNPNVCATVFVSLGTEVLDAEALADEVAATGRPVETLSVRECNGTRDAVDTGISKLADLAAETADTTREEAPVSELIVGVECGGSDATSGLASNPAVGEACDTLIEAGGTASFSETPEFIGAEHILADRCANDDVRERLLAAVDRREGMADLMGVDLRGAQPSPGNQEGGLTTIEEKSLGAIVKGGTTEIQDIVSYGEQLPTEGGLVIMDTPGYDVESVVGKVAGGAQLIVFTTGRGSTTGNPIAPVIKVCGNPQTWERMASNMDVNASTIIGGDDLEDVGDRLFETIVETANGQQTAAEARGMHEFAINERLPNEIERFGETA; this is translated from the coding sequence ATGGAAACCTTCCTCGGCTATCGACGATCGGATGGCCGCGTCGGCGTCAGAAATACGATCGCCGTCGTGCCGCTCTCTGTGGCCGCAAGTGCTGTTGCGACGGCTATTGCAGATGGCGGTCCGGAGCGTGCCAGGGCAACGCCACATCAACTTGCCGCAGACGCGCCAGCGCCTGCACTCGAGCAAGGAAAACGTGTCCTGACAGGAATCGGAACAAATCCAAACGTCTGTGCAACCGTATTCGTCTCACTTGGGACCGAAGTCCTCGATGCCGAGGCGCTGGCAGATGAGGTTGCAGCGACTGGACGCCCAGTTGAAACGCTCTCTGTTCGAGAATGCAACGGGACTCGAGATGCCGTTGATACTGGCATTTCGAAACTTGCTGACCTCGCAGCAGAGACGGCAGACACAACGCGTGAAGAGGCCCCAGTTTCGGAGTTGATCGTCGGGGTCGAATGTGGCGGGAGTGACGCAACGAGTGGCTTGGCCTCGAACCCCGCTGTCGGTGAGGCCTGTGATACGCTGATCGAGGCCGGTGGGACCGCGAGTTTTAGCGAGACGCCGGAGTTTATCGGGGCAGAGCATATTCTCGCTGATCGCTGTGCAAACGACGATGTTCGAGAACGTCTGCTTGCCGCCGTTGACCGACGCGAAGGAATGGCAGACCTGATGGGTGTGGACCTGCGTGGTGCCCAGCCGTCGCCAGGAAATCAAGAAGGCGGACTCACGACGATTGAAGAGAAGAGTCTTGGCGCAATCGTCAAAGGCGGAACAACAGAAATTCAAGATATCGTTTCATACGGCGAGCAACTACCGACTGAAGGCGGACTCGTCATCATGGATACGCCTGGCTACGACGTCGAGAGCGTTGTTGGCAAAGTCGCCGGCGGTGCCCAACTCATCGTCTTTACCACCGGGCGTGGGAGCACCACCGGAAATCCAATTGCGCCCGTGATCAAAGTCTGTGGAAACCCCCAGACCTGGGAGCGGATGGCCTCGAACATGGATGTCAACGCCAGTACGATCATCGGCGGAGACGACCTCGAGGACGTCGGCGACCGTCTCTTTGAAACGATCGTAGAAACCGCAAACGGCCAACAGACTGCTGCAGAAGCCAGAGGCATGCATGAGTTTGCGATCAACGAACGCCTGCCAAACGAAATCGAGCGCTTCGGTGAGACAGCATGA